The genomic stretch CTGGAACGGCCATAAAAAAGTCTCCTAGAAATCATTCGGTCAGCATTTCACATCTGCACAGGCAACCCAGGATCTCCAGACCTCAGGGTGACGAAAGTGGTCTGTAATGTGATACTCCCCTCTCTCTGTTTATGAGAGCCCAAGAGGCGTTTGCATAAAGCACCTAGACAAGGAACAGGAAAACAAACCTCCAAAACACATCTACAGACCAAATCCATGCCTAAACCGGCTCCCCATTGCAGCTGCAGTTACTACATCTAACAATACTgtaaactactaaaaatgagtattccattctaataataaataatgatttataaagCAAAATGCTGAATCACTGTTACGCATTCCAGTCAGAACTATGTATGAAGGGCTAAAAATATGCGATTCATCTGTCATCTtcaatgtttgtaaaaatgtatttatttgttacacTTGTGAACTTGCATGCTGTGCTATCATATGCATGCGCATAAGATACAGTCATAAAAAGTCTCTTTTCTATCGATTTCTATCCAAAGTGAACTAATAATTTGCATGTTCAGATATGGATGCTGTAAACAACGGTGCACATAAAGCCTTGAATGACTGTCACTGCTGTCAACGGTGTTTTGCTCCGCATAAAACGTCGTTGGTGGTGTTCGGCACTCATTTTGGGCGTGGAGAGATTTAGTCCGGTGTTTAAACTCATTTATCTAGATTTTAAGCCGGTGTGATGTAAACAACAGGAGCCGTTGAAACAGAATTTGTCTTGCGCCCCTGCTCGTGACTCAACCCGGGCGGTGAGCTGAGCTAACCGTCAGAAAGTTACAACGAGTGAATACAGCCCTGCGGGAAGTTGTTGTTTTAAGGCAAACAGGCCGTAAAATCGCCCTTTGCAGAATTTTTTTAAGGTTATCCTATTAATAATACACGTGTCTGCAGTATTTACTAAGGACAGTAATAGCGACATGCTACTCCGCTAGCAAGATGGCATCCGAAGCTCCGTCACAAATACACTCTCTCACCTCTCTCACTTGCATGTCAATAATCCTCTCCACTTCATATACATCTTCTTCATCCTGCTCGCTGTCTCCAGGCTCCGCTCTCTCGGTTCCGGAAGCCATTTATGCTTCAACTAAGCCAAATATTGACGCTATATGttgtatatatgtgtgctaACAGCATGAAGGCCGCACGGCAGCCGAACTAATGCACATACACACGAATACAGCAGGAGCGCACTTGCTGTGATAGTACTCCGTGTTGCCAGATCGCGTAAGAAAAACGCGCAATATGGCTTTGGGAAAACACACACTCGAGGTCGCGTATTGTAAGAGGACGTGGCAACACGGGGAGTACTACAACAGGAGGAGGCTCCCTCTGTCTGTacgtgttgtgtgtgtgtgtgtgtgtaagcggTGACAGACGATATGACTGAGGTTATCTTCTCCCACTGCTAAATATATCACAggcgacaaaaaaaaaaaaaaaaaagagaactaGACAAATGAGGTGAAGTGACTTTCGCTAAAATTGACTTTTCAATaagatgttaaaatttttacataagctaaatattttatttacaccgttgttcaaaagtttgggatctgtaAAATTTGTAATGCGTTTTAATGacgtttcttctgctcatcaaggctgcatttatttaatcgaaaataaagaaaataaaaaaagtaatattgtgaaatttaaaaaaagtaaaataatggacttctattttaatactttgaaacagaatttatttctgtgatgcaaagctgaattttcttcagTCCTCCTTacctcagtcttcagtgtcacatgatccttcagaaatcattttaatatactgatttattatcaatgttgaaaacagttattttttttggaacctgtgatacttttttcaggattttttaaagaaataaaaagttaaaaagaacagtgtttatttaaaatagaaatattttctaacaatatacactactgttcaaaagtttggggtcagtattttttttctttctttttttttttttaaagaaattaatacttttatccagcaaggatgtgtaaattgataaaaagtgatccAAGCAAAGACTTggaaaagatttctttttcgaataaatgctgtttgtttttttactttttattcatcaaagattcttaaaaaaaaaagtataacaggttccaaacaaataataataatatatcagcatatcagaatgatttcttaaggatcatgtgagactgaagactgtaataatgatgctgaaaattcagctttgaacacagaaatgaatgacatttaaagtaaattaaaaaagaaaagcattttttaaaattgtaatactatttcacaatattactgtttttgttctatatttttgttcaaagaaatgcagtcttgataaacataagaaactttttttaaaaaaagcattaaaagtcTTTCTCACCCTAAACGTtcgaacggcagtgtatattataaataaaattaattatttatttttaaatagcctaatatttagaaaaaaatatctgtttataaataaaatagcattttctgTATcacttttcagatttttacaaatttaaaacatttgacttttaatattaaaatatatttgtatatgttaATAAGTAGGTTATTTATGCATTATGAGCTaaaaatgaacaactgtataCCCATTTCTATAAATGAACATTAACcaaatgatgtaaaaaaaaattgttaatttttttcattacaaGAAGCATAGCTGTAAATACTAACacgtaaatacataaatgtttatAGATGAAattggcatttttttaaatttaccaaGTAGGCATACTTATGTACagcaaatttttaatttattatttgattttatatgtAATGCTTATCATTTCTCATGAatccatttttaaatagttggtAGTTGCAGCCTTAAATCAATCGAATTGGAATTTTCTGTCTGAAAAATGATGACTATTACATATAAAGGTCAtcattttttcaaattcagtttacttaggGATGCAACTAAACTTGATTAATCTGTCAATTATTTCCTCAATTAAGTAGATAAAACATcacttttctgtattttatatattatataagcaTTCTTTCAACTGTAAAGTTATTATGCGAGCACATTCCTGCTTTAATTTTTCTATAGGTTTTGATAAAATGGTATTCATAAAATCTCAAGAGGCTAGAATGTGTGAATATTCACTATTCTGGTGAATGCTGGtttacatgttgtttcaaaatataatcTTGTTTTTCATTAGAGATCTTACACTAAGGTctaaaaaatgatacatttccACTATATGGACTGCTGtgattcatcatcatcattatctaTATGACCAACACCACTACAATCTCCtgtaaaaacactttaatttacaaaagtcctgattatgtttttttttacagtttaaacttTACAACAACTTCACAATGCCATAAGAAGTCTTGCATAGTCTGACATGACTTTATGCTGGCTATTGAAAAACAGCACCAGAACATCTACATGacacataatgtaaaaaatctCAGACTTattgcacaaagaaaaaaaaaacatgaatcacATCCACAGATCTTAGAGACTTTGTGCATGCACTGTTTTTGACATAAGAAGTTAAGAAAGGctcatgtaaataaaaaaaaaaaagttttggatGAAAGTTAGTTGACGCAAAACTCcataaaaaacatcattttaatcCAGTTAAGAGGTTTGTAACGGCAGTTTAAttcatacagaaaataaaaccttttttaaattaattgctTATAAAAATGTGGCACATTTTGGAAAAGCAGCATTTGATGAATTAGCCGACAATGGTTCCTTTCAAAACTTTCAGTAAGCATTTTTTAAGAAGTGCTAAGAATTGAATGACCAAGGTTTTTTGATCTGACTTGCTTGATTGCATCAAAGAAAACATGATTAATCTttgatattttgacatttaatgCTTGGTAAACTGAAATAACACAGGTACGTCCGCTCCTTAATACCCTCTGATGACATGATGCCACATGACTTGTCATAAAACTATGACAGACAATTTTCTTCATTATCGTCTGGGCCTAACAACAGTCTTGACCCAAAACCACACTCCAGAATGCAGGTAACTGTACAATGCTTTGCTAATTTGGCTTCAGAACTTTGTTTCCACAAGTGATTTGTGTAGTTTGAGAATGTCTGTACATGGTATTATGACAGATTAGCACTGATCCGGATCCACTGCAGCCCTTGCCTGGTGTACTGGACGATATGGGCCATGCTGCTATGCAGAGTCAAGGGTCCAGTCAATGTGTTCAGATAGTTGAAAAATTCTGATGCGGGTATgagagaaaataattaaattaattcattatgattcatcaacaataaataaataaatagacactGTGAGAAAGGGTATTTtgtccaataaataaatatttattgcaatgaaatgtaacattttacaaagcATAGAAATTAAAACGCCCcctatgtaataaaaaaaagcacagaaCTGATTCAAAACTCACCCTTATTTTCTTTGGCCAGGGTATCAGCTACCTCCCAGTACTCGTAACTGTACAGGACACTGTTGGTGATGTTGAGGTGATTTGCTGCCATCTGGTGGATACGATGAGGAATGCTGATGACACTGCTTGGTGAGCTGCCTGTGTGAGATCCCATTATATTGACAGAGCAAATAGAGGCAGGAGGTACAGTTCCCCTGTAAAAGCACAAACACAGATGTACTGACatccaaacacaaaacacagaaGGTCTCTCACGGTGGCTGTGTAAATGAATTCGAGGCTCAACCATGACAAACTCTTACTTTCCAGCACCGTTCCAATGAGGGGGTTTGTGAGGTCCTTTTGGAGAACCCTAATGGAAGTAAAAACAAGAATGAGTAAATCTTTGAACAGGACAACTCTGTTACTATATTGACAAGTATTTGTTTCAACTGTCTTTTGCGTATTGATGTATGTTAACAACTGCCTACCTTGAAATAGTCCAGCAAGACTTTGGAGTATTTTAGAGCGTTGTCCTTTTTAAGTCTGAACATTTGCCAATAAAGAAGAGCAAGACAGCGGAAACTGCAACCCAGAAACCAAGTTTGTGTTTTGTCACCAGACATgatcaagaaaaacaaaacgaTCATACAGAGAGTTGGAGATCTTTGCAGTATTGTATTTACCATAGTACAGCTAGTTGTTTGTCTTCCTGCCTGGCTCCAGGGCCGGCGTGACTCTTTAGTCTCATAGCGTATCTATTCAACACACAGTGTTAAATGTCAAATCAATACAGAACTTTTGACAAAGGGCCATTTCTATTTTGGCATCTATTAGTCATTGTGAAAACATTAAATCTGTTGACATtgtatttgcatgttttgtgGCCTGTTGTTCATCCTGTCACAGCACTTAATCAAACCCACATCTGCTGCAGGTAAAACATAGTCAATATGCAGCCAGTCACAACGAGCTACCCAGTcatgtaatgtttaaaatgctgaaaaaaatacagaaaaagaggaaaaagaacAACAGAGAACTCTTAAACACCTTATGAGCTCCACAGTTTCAGCATACATGGTGTGGGGGGACTTGGACTCCAGCGGTCCCTCTTCCATGGCTTTACCACACTCCATGAAGGACAAAGCAGCATCCACATAATTCACAGCTTTTCCTAACTTATCCACCTGCAAACAGAGATAGAAAGGGACACGGGTAAAAGAAAGGATATAGACCAGAGATTTTCATCCTTATTTCAATCTGTGACTCATTTTTGGGGTTCTGTAATCAACTGAAAAAAGgttaattttacagatttacaAGAATCTAAGGCAACTccacactttcagaaaaaaaaggaaaaagctaCCACCTTTTTCAAAAAGGTACACATTTGTGCTAAAATGATGCATGTTTGTACCATTTATAGGGCCCtaggaaatatttttatttttattttttcccaaattctgtttttcatttgaatttttctagactctgttttaaaggttaaataaaatgtaattaatcaacaagtgtgtctaattaattaaaataattaaacttatacaatttaacagcaatttattaaaagtttaacaaaaatgacatttttaaggccctatgaaatacattaaaatttcatttttatcaaattctgtattttccattaattttctgaattacattttaatggtttcattaaattttaataattacaaaagtatctctaaataactgattttattaaaaaatattttttttgttccccAAAAAtactgttgtgtatttacatttttctggtaaataaatttttgtctggtaaatattcctttaaaataatgttttaataataatgttattattattagtagtagtagtactatcattacattaagtaatatatttttgtcacagtttcttcaagttaaaccaaacttttattttgacaggttgttGTAAAGACTTTTAAGTTTCTATGTTTATATTGGTGTATATGTACAAAtaactgcagtttccagttgaaatgaacactagaggcagtaaaactccaaaaacttttattccgttttacacaaagtatgatttacaggtacaAAGTTTAGATTAATGTTTCCAACATGACtggagcattaacctttagtgACACTTCCCAAATATCTGAATTCTGAACAGGCgcaatacgtacctcaagcagtgtaataaaaatgcagcaatcgtgcctgtaccaacgtaataaaaacgtgccacGGTAACGTATTGAACGTTTTAGCGCCattctctggacatttcactttgaaactgccctGAAATGTGCAGTGAGGAACGAAATTACAGTGTTGCGGAAATGTACATATAGGCACAtattttcatgagcctgggttgtCATACCaagttttgatttaagtgtactgacctacttttgatttattcatttaaattcgGTGACATTCCGCATCATACATTAAATTCCATTTTCCACATCGTGGAAGTCATAGAGCCCTACTTTGTAAAAGGTACTGTCCCAGTGACAGCTTTCGGACCTTTTTTTCCTGAGAGTGCATGTGGGGTTGTGACTCCAAGGTTGCAAACCTCTGACCTCCTAGTGGTAATATTCATGAATGTGAATGTTCACAATGCTATCTTACCATAGCGTCTGCTCGATGTTTCAACCTCTTGGCCTCATGCATGTAGTACTCAGCATGATGAGAGCTAACatgaaggaagaaagaagaGATTAGCTGAGAACTATAGGAAggtatttgacattaaatgcCACAgcattgttaaataaaacagacatcAACTCACACATCACTGATAGGTACGGTCCCTCTGTAGTGAAGAGGAAGCTTTGAGGGAGAAACCAGTGATCCAGAAAGAGACTGTAGGTGTCCTGACACTCCGACACACTCCACCTCTACTTTGGGCTGCGTCTTCTGGTCCTGTTGAGACAACAGTCCTGtttcattaatatatattacattagaaCAATTGTTATATTCCTTAAAGTCCAGTAAAGAACCCTCTTCCAAAACTGGCCTTAGAAGGTTCTTGATTTGCTATATAGACAAGATATAGAAAGAAAAGAAGACTTTATTGTGCTGTGTAAGCGGTATTTTAAGAACCTGTGTTTTCTGCTGTGTTGAATCTTTGTCTTTTTCTGGAGGTGCGTGGTACTTCTCTGCATGCTGAGCTTTTACCGAGGGCTTTGAGACCTCCAGTATGCCAGATGGAGGAGACAATGGGGATACTGGCCTCTTGGAATAAAAGAAATCATCCTGGCATCTGCATACACAGCAATAAAAAAGATATCATCCAACAAGCATAAACCAGACAGTAAACACCAGATTATGCCAACATGTCCCAGTGGACAAGAATAACAGCATGGAATTGGCCTttttcatgtttgcattttgTCATAGGGGCTTCCTATGATGTGTTTCAATGTACTAAAGCAGCACTGTAGAACTGCAATACTTTTACAGTGACTGTTACTCATGGACATTCCCTTATTGTAATAACTTGCAACAGCAGATGTACTCTGAATTTTTTAATCAACAAAAtatcactggaaaaaaaaaaactttcagaacaagatacagttgaggtcagaagtttacatacaccttgcagaatctgcaaaatgttaattattttaccaaaataagagggatcatacaaaatgcatgttattttttagaactgacctgaataagatatttcacataaaagatgtttatatatagtctacaagagaaaataatagttgaatttataaaaaattaccctgttcaaaagttgttcttaatactgtgttgttaccttaatgatccacagctgtgttttcactgatgcttcagaaggaaacacaatgcattaacttCTGGAATTTGGTCGGGGtaaatttaccttattttgttttctgggaaacatgtagtTATCtcttgtagcttctgaagggcagtactaaatgaaaaaaaaatattatatttaggcaaaataagaaaaatgtacacatcttcattctgttcaaaagtttacactcctggctctaaatgcatcattttttacTTCTGTAATAGTAAAACCTTCTGTAAAACCttctctcttgtggactatatgtaaacatcttttatgtgaaatatcttattctggtcagtactaaataaaaaataacatacattttgtatgatccctcttattttggtaaaataattaacattttgcagattctgcaaggtgcatgtaaaattttgactttaactgttaCAGCCTAAACGGTATCTTCAAAGAGAAAGCACTgatgcataaaagaaaaaaagttcctCATTACAAACAAATTAAGTGATTAAGACTAAATATACCCATTTTGCTTGTTGAGGGTTTCCTCACTCTCATTATGCACTGGCACTGGTAGTTTATCTGCACGGGAGTGATTTCTCTTACTCTCTCTTTGAGCATCTCCATTTTCAGCCTGAtagtaaaacacaaaaaaacttacatgtatgcaaaaacacaaatttcattttcaaaaaaacgtAAAAGAATCACATATTTGTATGcgttaattaaatattaatgtttttcttcttcctcACTTTTCTTTTACTTCTGCCATCTCCAGGCAGTTGGTCCAAGTGGTGCTGGTGTTTCATCGGTgtcttttcttttgtctttccCGATGACAAAGCTGAAGATGAGGACTGTCTCTCTGTAATCTCATCTGTACTGGGGACTCTACCCAGAAGCGAGAGGTCTATCCTCACAACAAGTTTTCTCAGGCCTCGATGTGCAACGGTGGGGGACTTTTCAGTTCGGCCGAAAGGCACAAGTGTGTAGAGTTTGTGTCTCCCCCGACCTTGTTTGTCTGTCTCAGGAGTGCCTAAATTTGACCCGTGGGGTTGAGGACCAGTGCCTGAACCCTGTTTGTCATGCCTCCTTTTTGACACTGTTTTTTGGTTCGATGTTGAATCTGCAGGGACTTTGGCAACATTTCGTGGTGGACTGAACTCAGAGTCTGATTCGGAGGAAGATGACGAGGACGATGAGGATGATGAGGAGGATGAAGACGAGGAAGATGATGGACGAATGGGCTTGATGACAGGAGTAGGGGAAGGTGGAGAAAGTGGAGGAGATAGGCTAGTGTCTGTCACATGAGGACCTGAGGAAATGTCCTCATTGCTCCACCGTCTCTTCTTCCTCCTCTGCTCCTTAAGGTTGTGTCCGTTGTATTCCTTCTGAGCGTGATGCTGGCTGTTGGTGTGAGGTCTTTGCTTGGGCTGCACTGCTTTCCATTCAACTTCCTgctccctcctcctcctccgtttcctctctctttccccttCCTCGTTTCTCCTgtcttcctcttcttcctcttcttcagAACTCCGAACCCAGCGACGCCTTATTACTTGCTCCTCCGCCAGTCTTCTTTGTCTCTGCTCCCTGCCGGTCTGCACCAGGGTTGCTCCCTGGGCCTTACCTCGGCTGTCcacctctcgctctctctctctaggCTTTGGGACTTTTTGGGAATGCCTGGTTCTGGACACTGGGGTGTCCCCTAGTTTGACCTTGGGCTTTGGGCTGGAACTGTGTTGGGAAGTCTGTTTAGAGCTGGACTGCTTTGTATCTGGGAAAGATTTAGTCTTCGAGCTGTGACTAGATCGACTGTTGACTTCGCTTTGGGATGAGTCCCTGGACTTTGACGAGGGACCACGGTCAGAACtctttaaagtattaaaatgagaCGAATGGCCTGACTTGGAGTGTGAACTGTGGATTGACACTCCTGTAAGTTCATTGCTTCTGTGATTATGTTCAATACTATGGTCAGTTGTAGACGAGTGCCTGGCTTGTGGTTTTGGGCTTGGTCTTTGCTTCGATGAATGCTTTGAAATGGGGTTTGAAGGGGAGTTAAACCTTTGCTTGCTTGTGGATTCAGAGTTTTTGGCTTCAAGCTTGTGTGTGAGATCTTTGTGTGACTTTTTTGGTGAGCTGTGCTCGGAATGACGGGGTTGTTGGGGAGGACCAGCTCTGGAGTCTTTGGATCGAGAGTCTCTGGATCTAGAGTCCTTGGGTCTAAACTCCTTTCTCTGGTCCGGAGGCACCCATGGCCTTACTTTGGGACGATGTGCTGGATTAGAGGCAGAGTTTGGCCGTGCAATATGCCTGGG from Labeo rohita strain BAU-BD-2019 chromosome 9, IGBB_LRoh.1.0, whole genome shotgun sequence encodes the following:
- the aff3 gene encoding AF4/FMR2 family member 3 isoform X2; amino-acid sequence: MPTIYGSKGKLASVFFMLQHASQDMTQSWPYQQPPGEGGTQHFLYSHSKEGKQPSSRHRHVRDGVSMRMPSRPLVAPHKSMLADDLKLSSDEDDKDEGSEQTTSWADNDRLSGQQQHHTSTHVGRVRHSSSGSSGSDPSSEWESSSQRSRSPSPGTHNRCGTPTQQRSLNCSTETESPPSTQWQLDRWLEKAPKNHQSTDHDPGGGQRRSAKSDCGRGPSPGRYWSRDPESRQDYSPCESPVPSPKFDYSPRNSPHPSPEYSPCPSPGISLVPSPVPSVCPSPGDSFRGSRSPSPLLLHPPRSPSPSLSTAAVPSQGTYPQVQRPKQESPRHIARPNSASNPAHRPKVRPWVPPDQRKEFRPKDSRSRDSRSKDSRAGPPQQPRHSEHSSPKKSHKDLTHKLEAKNSESTSKQRFNSPSNPISKHSSKQRPSPKPQARHSSTTDHSIEHNHRSNELTGVSIHSSHSKSGHSSHFNTLKSSDRGPSSKSRDSSQSEVNSRSSHSSKTKSFPDTKQSSSKQTSQHSSSPKPKVKLGDTPVSRTRHSQKVPKPREREREVDSRGKAQGATLVQTGREQRQRRLAEEQVIRRRWVRSSEEEEEEEDRRNEEGERERKRRRRREQEVEWKAVQPKQRPHTNSQHHAQKEYNGHNLKEQRRKKRRWSNEDISSGPHVTDTSLSPPLSPPSPTPVIKPIRPSSSSSSSSSSSSSSSSSSSESDSEFSPPRNVAKVPADSTSNQKTVSKRRHDKQGSGTGPQPHGSNLGTPETDKQGRGRHKLYTLVPFGRTEKSPTVAHRGLRKLVVRIDLSLLGRVPSTDEITERQSSSSALSSGKTKEKTPMKHQHHLDQLPGDGRSKRKAENGDAQRESKRNHSRADKLPVPVHNESEETLNKQNGCQDDFFYSKRPVSPLSPPSGILEVSKPSVKAQHAEKYHAPPEKDKDSTQQKTQDQKTQPKVEVECVGVSGHLQSLSGSLVSPSKLPLHYRGTVPISDVSHHAEYYMHEAKRLKHRADAMVDKLGKAVNYVDAALSFMECGKAMEEGPLESKSPHTMYAETVELIRYAMRLKSHAGPGARQEDKQLAVLCFRCLALLYWQMFRLKKDNALKYSKVLLDYFKGSPKGPHKPPHWNGAGKGTVPPASICSVNIMGSHTGSSPSSVISIPHRIHQMAANHLNITNSVLYSYEYWEVADTLAKENKEFFNYLNTLTGPLTLHSSMAHIVQYTRQGLQWIRISANLS
- the aff3 gene encoding AF4/FMR2 family member 3 isoform X1 — its product is MPTIYGSKGKLASVFFMLQHASQDMTQSWPYQQPPGEGGTQHFLYSHSKEGKQPSSRHRHVRDGVSMRMPSRPLVAPHKSMLADDLKLSSDEDDKDEGSEQTTSWADNDRLSGQQQHHTSTHVGRVRHSSSGSSGSDPSSEWESSSQRSRSPSPGTHNRCGTPTQQRSLNCSTETESPPSTQWQLDRWLEKAPKNHQSTDHDPGGGQRRSAKSDCGRGPSPGRYWSRDPESRQDYSPCESPVPSPKFDYSPRNSPHPSPEYSPCPSPGISLVPSPVPSVCPSPGDSFRGSRSPSPLLLHPPRSPSPSLSTAAVPSQGTYPQVQRPKQESPRHIARPNSASNPAHRPKVRPWVPPDQRKEFRPKDSRSRDSRSKDSRAGPPQQPRHSEHSSPKKSHKDLTHKLEAKNSESTSKQRFNSPSNPISKHSSKQRPSPKPQARHSSTTDHSIEHNHRSNELTGVSIHSSHSKSGHSSHFNTLKSSDRGPSSKSRDSSQSEVNSRSSHSSKTKSFPDTKQSSSKQTSQHSSSPKPKVKLGDTPVSRTRHSQKVPKPREREREVDSRGKAQGATLVQTGREQRQRRLAEEQVIRRRWVRSSEEEEEEEDRRNEEGERERKRRRRREQEVEWKAVQPKQRPHTNSQHHAQKEYNGHNLKEQRRKKRRWSNEDISSGPHVTDTSLSPPLSPPSPTPVIKPIRPSSSSSSSSSSSSSSSSSSSESDSEFSPPRNVAKVPADSTSNQKTVSKRRHDKQGSGTGPQPHGSNLGTPETDKQGRGRHKLYTLVPFGRTEKSPTVAHRGLRKLVVRIDLSLLGRVPSTDEITERQSSSSALSSGKTKEKTPMKHQHHLDQLPGDGRSKRKAENGDAQRESKRNHSRADKLPVPVHNESEETLNKQNGTALQKLQEITTCFPENKIRCQDDFFYSKRPVSPLSPPSGILEVSKPSVKAQHAEKYHAPPEKDKDSTQQKTQDQKTQPKVEVECVGVSGHLQSLSGSLVSPSKLPLHYRGTVPISDVSHHAEYYMHEAKRLKHRADAMVDKLGKAVNYVDAALSFMECGKAMEEGPLESKSPHTMYAETVELIRYAMRLKSHAGPGARQEDKQLAVLCFRCLALLYWQMFRLKKDNALKYSKVLLDYFKGSPKGPHKPPHWNGAGKGTVPPASICSVNIMGSHTGSSPSSVISIPHRIHQMAANHLNITNSVLYSYEYWEVADTLAKENKEFFNYLNTLTGPLTLHSSMAHIVQYTRQGLQWIRISANLS
- the aff3 gene encoding AF4/FMR2 family member 3 isoform X4, which encodes MTQSWPYQQPPGEGGTQHFLYSHSKEGKQPSSRHRHVRDGVSMRMPSRPLVAPHKSMLADDLKLSSDEDDKDEGSEQTTSWADNDRLSGQQQHHTSTHVGRVRHSSSGSSGSDPSSEWESSSQRSRSPSPGTHNRCGTPTQQRSLNCSTETESPPSTQWQLDRWLEKAPKNHQSTDHDPGGGQRRSAKSDCGRGPSPGRYWSRDPESRQDYSPCESPVPSPKFDYSPRNSPHPSPEYSPCPSPGISLVPSPVPSVCPSPGDSFRGSRSPSPLLLHPPRSPSPSLSTAAVPSQGTYPQVQRPKQESPRHIARPNSASNPAHRPKVRPWVPPDQRKEFRPKDSRSRDSRSKDSRAGPPQQPRHSEHSSPKKSHKDLTHKLEAKNSESTSKQRFNSPSNPISKHSSKQRPSPKPQARHSSTTDHSIEHNHRSNELTGVSIHSSHSKSGHSSHFNTLKSSDRGPSSKSRDSSQSEVNSRSSHSSKTKSFPDTKQSSSKQTSQHSSSPKPKVKLGDTPVSRTRHSQKVPKPREREREVDSRGKAQGATLVQTGREQRQRRLAEEQVIRRRWVRSSEEEEEEEDRRNEEGERERKRRRRREQEVEWKAVQPKQRPHTNSQHHAQKEYNGHNLKEQRRKKRRWSNEDISSGPHVTDTSLSPPLSPPSPTPVIKPIRPSSSSSSSSSSSSSSSSSSSESDSEFSPPRNVAKVPADSTSNQKTVSKRRHDKQGSGTGPQPHGSNLGTPETDKQGRGRHKLYTLVPFGRTEKSPTVAHRGLRKLVVRIDLSLLGRVPSTDEITERQSSSSALSSGKTKEKTPMKHQHHLDQLPGDGRSKRKAENGDAQRESKRNHSRADKLPVPVHNESEETLNKQNGTALQKLQEITTCFPENKIRCQDDFFYSKRPVSPLSPPSGILEVSKPSVKAQHAEKYHAPPEKDKDSTQQKTQDQKTQPKVEVECVGVSGHLQSLSGSLVSPSKLPLHYRGTVPISDVSHHAEYYMHEAKRLKHRADAMVDKLGKAVNYVDAALSFMECGKAMEEGPLESKSPHTMYAETVELIRYAMRLKSHAGPGARQEDKQLAVLCFRCLALLYWQMFRLKKDNALKYSKVLLDYFKGSPKGPHKPPHWNGAGKGTVPPASICSVNIMGSHTGSSPSSVISIPHRIHQMAANHLNITNSVLYSYEYWEVADTLAKENKEFFNYLNTLTGPLTLHSSMAHIVQYTRQGLQWIRISANLS
- the aff3 gene encoding AF4/FMR2 family member 3 isoform X3, which codes for MEDMTQSWPYQQPPGEGGTQHFLYSHSKEGKQPSSRHRHVRDGVSMRMPSRPLVAPHKSMLADDLKLSSDEDDKDEGSEQTTSWADNDRLSGQQQHHTSTHVGRVRHSSSGSSGSDPSSEWESSSQRSRSPSPGTHNRCGTPTQQRSLNCSTETESPPSTQWQLDRWLEKAPKNHQSTDHDPGGGQRRSAKSDCGRGPSPGRYWSRDPESRQDYSPCESPVPSPKFDYSPRNSPHPSPEYSPCPSPGISLVPSPVPSVCPSPGDSFRGSRSPSPLLLHPPRSPSPSLSTAAVPSQGTYPQVQRPKQESPRHIARPNSASNPAHRPKVRPWVPPDQRKEFRPKDSRSRDSRSKDSRAGPPQQPRHSEHSSPKKSHKDLTHKLEAKNSESTSKQRFNSPSNPISKHSSKQRPSPKPQARHSSTTDHSIEHNHRSNELTGVSIHSSHSKSGHSSHFNTLKSSDRGPSSKSRDSSQSEVNSRSSHSSKTKSFPDTKQSSSKQTSQHSSSPKPKVKLGDTPVSRTRHSQKVPKPREREREVDSRGKAQGATLVQTGREQRQRRLAEEQVIRRRWVRSSEEEEEEEDRRNEEGERERKRRRRREQEVEWKAVQPKQRPHTNSQHHAQKEYNGHNLKEQRRKKRRWSNEDISSGPHVTDTSLSPPLSPPSPTPVIKPIRPSSSSSSSSSSSSSSSSSSSESDSEFSPPRNVAKVPADSTSNQKTVSKRRHDKQGSGTGPQPHGSNLGTPETDKQGRGRHKLYTLVPFGRTEKSPTVAHRGLRKLVVRIDLSLLGRVPSTDEITERQSSSSALSSGKTKEKTPMKHQHHLDQLPGDGRSKRKAENGDAQRESKRNHSRADKLPVPVHNESEETLNKQNGTALQKLQEITTCFPENKIRCQDDFFYSKRPVSPLSPPSGILEVSKPSVKAQHAEKYHAPPEKDKDSTQQKTQDQKTQPKVEVECVGVSGHLQSLSGSLVSPSKLPLHYRGTVPISDVSHHAEYYMHEAKRLKHRADAMVDKLGKAVNYVDAALSFMECGKAMEEGPLESKSPHTMYAETVELIRYAMRLKSHAGPGARQEDKQLAVLCFRCLALLYWQMFRLKKDNALKYSKVLLDYFKGSPKGPHKPPHWNGAGKGTVPPASICSVNIMGSHTGSSPSSVISIPHRIHQMAANHLNITNSVLYSYEYWEVADTLAKENKEFFNYLNTLTGPLTLHSSMAHIVQYTRQGLQWIRISANLS